The genomic segment TTTCCCGTGGCCCACGACGAAGACGCCCGTAGGGCAGGGAGGATTAATCAACGTCACTGCACATATCAAGCAGTCTCCCCAGTCGAATGAGATCAGTCCTAAGGGGGGCGACAAACCCGTTGTTCTCAACACCAACCCCGAGGACTATGGGATGGATCAGAACAGTGAGGACTCTACTGATGATGAGTCGGCACCAAGGAAACCCATTCCCAAATGGGCCAAGGGTAGGTTGAGGAGAAactctatttttattttactgtcCTCAAAAGACGGTTAAAACGGCATTATAACATAATCAGTATAAATTACAACATAATCGGTATGAATTACAACATAATCGGTATGAATTACAGCATAATCGGTATGAATTCCAACATAATCGGTATGAATTACAACATAATCGGTATAAATTACAACATAATCGGTATAAATTACAACATAATCGGTATAAATTACAACATAATCGGTATAAATTATAACATAATCAGTATTACATGTAACATAATTGGTATAAATTATAACATAATCGGTGAGGATTCTTAGtgaaaatatatatagatatatatatatatatatatttttttaagtctTGATTCTAAAATGAGCCATTTCCACATCAAGCCAGGGTCATATTGGGAAGAACCAATAGTGGCCGTCTTGGGTAAATTTCAATTCTTGTTTTCTATAAGCAGGAATTGTCCCCACTATGTATTATGGCATATTGCTAAGTCTACTTCTAAACCTGATGTTGGGTAACTTACCTTGAGTTATAACACAGGCTGTGGATCCATAGGTGACTCCGTCCGTTCCACTCTCCTTGGATCCAGCTGGAATGAGCCGTATCATGTTCTGTGCATGTATTTCTTTACCGCAAGCCCCCtccctaaaaaatatatatatatacaaaaatttGCCCTCCCTTCACATTTCTGATTGTCATTTTGTGAATGAGAATCGTTAGATTTACCAGTGAAATGTCCATGCTGCATCTGAATGCCAACCATTTTGAGCTCAGTTTTTATGGGAATATGCATTTAGCTCTTATGTGTACAGTGTTTCACATTGGGCACAGAGGGGCTTGGGCACGGAGAGGGGCTTGGGCACGGAGAGGGACTTGGGCACGGAGAGGGACTTGGGCACGGAGAGGGACTTGGGCACGGAGAGGGACTTGGGCACGGAGAGGGACTTGGGCACGGAGAGGGACTTGGGCACGGGGAGGGACTTGGGCACGGGAGGGACTTGGGCACGGGGGGAGGGACTTGGGCACGGGGAACTGAGAGGGACTTGGGCACGGAGAGGGACTTGGGCACGGAGAGGGACTTGGGCACGGAGAGGGACTTGGGCACGGAGAGGGACTTGGGCACGGAGAGGGACTTGGGCACGGAGAGGGGACTTGCAGAGCAGGTGGTGTTAATCAACTGTAGCATACCTGTGTGTGGTTTAAATGAAAGGACATGTTTTGCCTAGTGGCTCACGCTGTTGGGTTTGGTCGCATCAAACCGGTACTTCACAcaatcaatcacatgta from the Oncorhynchus gorbuscha isolate QuinsamMale2020 ecotype Even-year unplaced genomic scaffold, OgorEven_v1.0 Un_scaffold_9168, whole genome shotgun sequence genome contains:
- the LOC124030075 gene encoding inner centromere protein-like, coding for TPVGQGGLINVTAHIKQSPQSNEISPKGGDKPVVLNTNPEDYGMDQNSEDSTDDESAPRKPIPKWAKGDQLKQSMKRQYFNPTDVDCHYGEIEPPMLNTIFYKNKPRYLKRTSSGIWYSPPKMEALPI